One window from the genome of Pseudomonadota bacterium encodes:
- a CDS encoding ankyrin repeat domain-containing protein — translation MFNLFGSSKLCDLAEEGNLDGVKRAIAAGKDVNERGMLKMTPLMAAAAKGREDVVKYLLSLPETDVDTLNAGGTTALMTAARGGHLGTVKILLADPRCDANRLGRWGGTALMNAAGFGHSDVVEELLKVENISLAATYTDTKYSPITIARQNGHEEIAKRLEEFEAGRGQKPQVQQRRNPKNGGMRP, via the coding sequence TTGGATCTTCGAAACTGTGTGACCTTGCGGAAGAGGGCAATCTTGACGGTGTCAAACGCGCCATTGCGGCAGGCAAGGATGTGAATGAGCGCGGCATGCTGAAAATGACGCCGCTGATGGCGGCCGCCGCCAAAGGGCGCGAGGATGTTGTGAAATATCTGCTCTCCCTCCCTGAAACCGATGTTGATACGCTGAATGCAGGCGGCACGACAGCGCTGATGACGGCGGCGCGCGGCGGGCATCTGGGCACGGTGAAAATCCTGCTGGCTGATCCGCGCTGTGACGCGAACAGGCTTGGGCGCTGGGGCGGTACCGCGCTGATGAATGCGGCGGGTTTCGGCCATAGCGATGTGGTGGAGGAATTGTTAAAGGTTGAGAATATCAGCCTTGCCGCAACCTATACCGATACGAAATATTCACCGATCACCATCGCCCGCCAGAACGGGCATGAAGAGATCGCGAAAAGACTGGAAGAGTTTGAAGCCGGTCGCGGGCAAAAACCGCAGGTGCAGCAACGCCGTAATCCGAAGAACGGCGGGATGCGTCCCTAA